The Cyclobacterium amurskyense genome contains the following window.
TAGAAAGTGAAGACCTAAGCCTTCAGCCTACCAGAAAAGAATTTGAAGGCAGCTATACCTTTGTATTGTTTCCTTATTTAAAAATCACAAAAGGCTCGCCTGAACAATCTGGGGAGAAAATTGGTAATTTTCTGAAAGAAAACCATCCTTCGGTAGCTGATTTCAATGTGGTTAAAGGATTTTTAAACATCAATCTTTCTTCTGCTTTTTGGATAGACCTTTTGACGCAATTAATGGCTGAAAAAGAGCCTGGGTATTTTCCTCCTAGAAATCAGAAGGTAATGGTCGAATACAGTTCTCCAAACACGAACAAACCATTACACCTGGGCCACCTTAGAAACAACTTTCTTGGCTTTTCTGTATCTAACATTCTCAGTGCCTATGGTTATGAGGTCATTAAAACCAATCTTGTAAACGATAGAGGAATTCATATTTGTAAGTCCATGGTGGCTTATCAAAAATTAGGGAACAATGAAACCCCTGAAATGGCAGGTTTGAAAGGTGACCATTTGGTAGGCAAGTACTATGTACTCTTTGATCAGGAATACAAGAAGCAAATAAAGGAGTTAATGGCTGAAGGCATGACTGAGGAACTTGCCAAAAAAGAAGCCCCATGGATGAAAGAAGCACAAGAATCCTTGGTAAAGTGGGAATTGGGAGACGAAGAAACGGTTAGCCTTTGGAAAAAATTAAACAACTGGGTTTATCAGGGCTTCAATGAGACCTATAAAAAGATGAACGTTTCTTTTGACCAGTATTATTATGAATCAGACACTTACCTTTTAGGTAAAGACATTGTGACGGAAGGTCTGGAAAAAGGCGTATTCTTCAAGAAGGAAAACGGCTCTGTTTGGGCAGACTTAAGCCAACAAGGGCTTGACGAAAAACTTGTTTTGAGAGCTGATGGTACATCTGTATACATGACTCAGGACATGGGCACTGCGGACCTAAAATTCAAAGACCATGGCATAGACAAGTCTGTTTATGTAGTGGGTAACGAACAAGATTATCACTTTGAAGTTTTATTTAAAATCATGGGTTTATTGGAGCGCCCTTATGCCAACAACCTATATCATCTTTCCTACGGCATGGTAGACTTACCATCTGGAAAAATGAAGTCCCGAGAAGGAACAGTGGTAGATGCGGATGATCTTATTCAGGAAATGGTGGATACGGCACGTGCCCACACACAAGAGCTCGGTAAAATAGATGGCTTTAGCCAAGAAGAAGCAGAAAAATTGTACGAGATGTTGGGTTTAGGAGCAATCAAATACTTCCTTCTAAAGGTAGACCCTAAAAAGCGAATGTTGTTCAACCCTCAGGAGTCGATTGAATTCCAAGGGAACACCGGCCCTTTTATCCAATATACCCATGCCAGAATTGCAGCTATCTTAAGAAAAGCAGACCAAATCGGTTTGGATTATAATGCCAATAGTTTTGATGGTATAGGCGAATTGGAAAATGTTGAAAAGCAATTGGTATTTATGCTTGCTGATTATTCTAAAAA
Protein-coding sequences here:
- the argS gene encoding arginine--tRNA ligase; this translates as MDIQESILKTIAAAFEQLFKHKVESEDLSLQPTRKEFEGSYTFVLFPYLKITKGSPEQSGEKIGNFLKENHPSVADFNVVKGFLNINLSSAFWIDLLTQLMAEKEPGYFPPRNQKVMVEYSSPNTNKPLHLGHLRNNFLGFSVSNILSAYGYEVIKTNLVNDRGIHICKSMVAYQKLGNNETPEMAGLKGDHLVGKYYVLFDQEYKKQIKELMAEGMTEELAKKEAPWMKEAQESLVKWELGDEETVSLWKKLNNWVYQGFNETYKKMNVSFDQYYYESDTYLLGKDIVTEGLEKGVFFKKENGSVWADLSQQGLDEKLVLRADGTSVYMTQDMGTADLKFKDHGIDKSVYVVGNEQDYHFEVLFKIMGLLERPYANNLYHLSYGMVDLPSGKMKSREGTVVDADDLIQEMVDTARAHTQELGKIDGFSQEEAEKLYEMLGLGAIKYFLLKVDPKKRMLFNPQESIEFQGNTGPFIQYTHARIAAILRKADQIGLDYNANSFDGIGELENVEKQLVFMLADYSKKIEMAAEDLSPAVIAQYLFDLAKEYNRFYAELPIFSEAKNKVQSFRVTLSNSVARTISSGMKLLGIDVPQKM